A part of Rhipicephalus microplus isolate Deutch F79 chromosome 8, USDA_Rmic, whole genome shotgun sequence genomic DNA contains:
- the LOC119164047 gene encoding uncharacterized protein LOC119164047 isoform X9 — translation MVVKSEYVSGYYVQQRPWSPTKRRGPISSDFKTPGPGAFTIPSTIGEKASTNVTKGQKAPAFTFGTKTEEKRDLFVPGPGAYNIAGLSEKGKETVPAPTMAPKLREPEGFKTPAPGAYNPEKAEQCVLSAAPMYTFGSKIRDPKPADIPEADRPSQEETHRRPQLVHRNRRAPRYSFGLKLKSLFRPNDNPAPGVYDIEKGDSVVYPKSPSFSIRRRLREPSPEKQPAPGTYDITRADGTLCTRSQEHTMAYRLRERSSDSAELPAPGDYDTTKADTTVFSRAPQFSLAERLHHEAPESVDFPGPTDYNISRGKTTATYRSPQYSFGLKIKDKPPDSLKFPGPGEYSPDKGDRIVRTRSPEYQMGSKLKEKPPEHFDYPGPSEYHSETADHVTRSRSPRYRFGVKITDRPPESLQYPGPGEYNVDKADHATRKRSPQHRIGTKLKDRSPDSLHYPGPGEYNSDRSDRITRSHSPQHRIGLKIKEKSPEFLRYPGPGEYDADRGDHATRSHSPQHQIACRLKERPHESINFPGPGEYNVDRADHVTRSRSPQHTFGIKIKDKPQESQEYPGPGEYNIEKADQVTRTRSPEHKIGVKIKDKPGSIDYPGPGEYNIEKADHVTRSHSPQHRMGVKLKEKPPESLHYPGPGDYSAEKADHLVRSHSPRHKIGVRLTEKPPESLGYPGPGEYNVEKADRMIRNSSPQHRIGIRPEEKSPESLHYPGPGDYDARKADLVTRRRPPEHHIGKKLKDKPPESVQYPGPGDYNIEKADRVARSHSPEYKIGVKLKERKADSLDYPGPGEYNIENADRVARSHSPECKIGVKLKERRPDSLDYPGPGDYNIEKADRIARCRSPEYKMGAKLQERRPNSLEYPGPGEYNIEKADRVARSHSPEYKIGVKLKERKADSLDYPGPGEYNIENADRVARSHSPECKIGVKLKERRPDSLDYPGPGDYNIEKADRIARCRSPEYKMGAKLQERRPNSLEYPGPGEYNIEKADRVARSHSPEYKIGVKLKERKADSLDYPGPGEYNIENADRVARSHSPEYKIGVKLKERRPDSLDYPGPGDYNIEKADRIARCRSPEYKMGAKLQERRPDSLEYPGPGEYNIEKADRVARSHSPEYKIGVKLKERKADSLDYPGPGEYNIENADRVARSHSPEYKIGVKLKERRPDSLDYPGPGDYNIEKADRIARCRSPEYKMGAKLQERRPDSLEYPGPGEYNIEKADRVARSHSPEYKIGVKLKERKADSLDYPGPGEYNIEKADRIARRRSPEYKMGAKLQERRPDSLEYPGPGEYNIEKADRVARSHSPEYKIGVKLKERKADSLDHPGPGEYNIENADRVACTHSPEYKIGVKLKERRPDSFDYPGPGDYNIEKADRIARCRSPEYKMGAKLQERRPDSLEYPGPGQYNIEKADRVARSHSPEYKIGVKLKEKKPDSLDYPGPGEYIIEKADRVARSHSPEYSIGVKLKDRPPDSLYYPGPAEYYPEKADRLVRSHSPEHVIGVKLKEKLPDSLEFPAACDYDVSKGDNIVYGSPPRYTIGFRTPQPVPDYTSFPAPGDYSISRSEGTLYAGSPKFSLGIKLKDRLPDHVNYPAPSDYSPGRSVSFVKERSPKFTFGFRLRPSKPYNYGYPAPGEYDPDRANELVYPRSPRFSIRSRLKERLPDNATFPAPGTYDPDKGNPAMFGLPPRPQSRSPKRSRSHDFEEKRGTTLPHERTSKRSSSFRIVRTTEDTAGERDLKGSQQTIKRSRSLSGPRPKDSVLTNGKAKAALSEIPKPKRRSESPRLTRQSRFETTEVQARSLKETKEGQRTFRVTRKQRTGMDEGEAPQVDVVVSETAMKRRLPVDITKRKTDSKAAVTEPSSSRMATKKGTFLRSLRRKLDGTEEISRTSKVVREPTKPKKTDCVVQKTKEHRERITTTSHPEAVPRRSRSLRVIRKEADEMPDKRAKSTEELTRRSPSLRAARAKQDAIEAQEADKRSRPSDRRLGRSRSLRIAQNAIDYIDEKENVSKSETHIIASYPSLHKERHPSTHLAKSLEPAAFTTSDESGMFEDDETMDSVSAHDRTFVRTPTDSSRIQVSPESFRELRHAQGCIHMAPRFPEGLDFWKPPGTGSLFAKLYQSWTQETAVSSAEAEDNSRVMFRSAASLFFRKGFAALLRNETPGPGYYNPSIGEQLRFPRMPSFTIRRKLKCPKREQTPAPWDYSPDKADPLVRPMSPSYTFGHKGDCCRCRSTSPGLYTRAVATHAPGTYCPEKSDTVLATTPAYTFGFKHKDLRPDDIPAPGAYCPEKADTVLAVTPAYTFGIKPKDAKPDDIPAPGTYRPEKAESVLVRTPAYSFGTKPKDSRNDGIPAPGKYNVPGTDTYKSKSPAYTLSYRTNIPSDHTKKPGPGAHSPERVWMNKSSSPRFSFGIRHSPVAETPKPK, via the exons GTGAAAAGGCAAGCACCAATGTGACGAAAGGGCAGAAGGCTCCGGCGTTTACTTTCGGAACCAA GACCGAGGAGAAGCGCGACCTCTTCGTCCCGGGTCCCGGCGCGTACAACATCGCGGGCCTCTCCGAGAAGGGCAAGGAGACGGTGCCGGCGCCCACCATGGCGCCCAAGCTGCGCGAGCCCGAGGGCTTCAAGACGCCCGCGCCGGGCGCCTACAACCCGGAGAAGGCCGAGCAGTGCGTGCTCAGCGCCGCGCCCATGTACACCTTCGGCTCCAAGATCAGGGACCCCAAGCCCGCCGACATACCCG AGGCCGACCGGCCAAGCCAAGAAGAAACTCACCGCCGCCCGCAGCTCGTCCACCGAAACAGACGAGCGCCCCGCTACTCCTTCGGCCTCAAACTTAAGAGCCTCTTTCGACCCAACGACAACCCCG CTCCGGGTGTTTACGACATCGAAAAGGGAGACTCAGTGGTCTACCCGAAATCTCCCAGCTTCTCGATACGACGACGACTCCGTGAGCCTAGCCCCGAAAAACAACCAG CGCCTGGAACTTACGACATAACCCGAGCAGACGGGACTCTATGCACCAGATCTCAAGAACACACGATGGCGTACCGACTGAGGGAAAGGTCGTCCGACAGCGCTGAGCTTCCCG CCCCAGGAGACTACGACACGACGAAGGCGGACACGACAGTCTTTTCAAGAGCCCCGCAGTTCAGCCTTGCCGAGAGGCTACATCACGAAGCGCCAGAGTCCGTAGACTTTCCTG GTCCTACGGACTACAATATAAGCAGAGGAAAAACTACGGCGACCTATCGATCGCCGCAGTACAGCTTCGGATTAAAGATTAAAGACAAGCCTCCGGATTCCCTGAAATTCCCAG GCCCGGGAGAGTACAGTCCAGACAAAGGAGATCGCATAGTGCGCACTAGATCACCAGAGTACCAAATGGGGTCAAAGTTGAAAGAAAAGCCTCCCGAGCACTTTGACTACCCCG GGCCAAGCGAATACCACTCAGAAACAGCTGACCACGTGACCAGAAGTCGCTCTCCACGATACAGGTTCGGCGTCAAGATAACAGACAGGCCACCCGAATCTCTGCAATACCCGG GCCCCGGTGAATACAACGTTGACAAAGCAGATCACGCGACGAGGAAGCGGTCGCCACAGCACCGAATTGGTACCAAGCTGAAAGACAGGTCACCCGATTCTCTTCACTACCCGG GTCCGGGTGAATACAATTCCGACAGATCAGACCGTATCACTAGAAGCCACTCACCGCAGCATCGCATTGgattaaagataaaagaaaagtcGCCTGAGTTTCTGCGGTATCCTG GACCAGGTGAATACGATGCTGACAGAGGGGACCATGCGACCAGAAGCCACTCACCGCAACACCAGATAGCCTGCAGGCTAAAAGAAAGGCCACACGAGTCGATTAATTTTCCCG GTCCAGGTGAATACAATGTGGACAGGGCGGACCACGTAACAAGAAGTCGGTCACCACAGCATACATTTGGTATCAAGATAAAAGACAAACCGCAAGAGTCCCAAGAATATCCGG GACCCGGTGAATACAATATCGAGAAGGCAGACCAGGTCACAAGAACCCGGTCACCAGAGCATAAAATTGGTGTCAAGATAAAAGACAAGCCAGGGTCTATAGACTATCCTG GACCCGGTGAATATAACATCGAGAAAGCAGACCACGTGACAAGAAGTCACTCACCACAACATCGGATGGGCGTGAAACTAAAAGAGAAGCCACCAGAATCTCTTCATTATCCAG GACCAGGGGATTACAGTGCGGAAAAAGCAGACCACTTGGTCAGAAGTCACTCACCCCGGCATAAAATTGGAGTCAGGCTTACAGAGAAACCACCAGAATCTCTGGGCTACCCAG GTCCAGGAGAATACAATGTGGAAAAAGCAGATCGCATGATAAGAAATAGTTCACCGCAGCATAGAATTGGCATCAGGCCTGAAGAGAAATCACCGGAATCACTTCATTACCCTG GTCCGGGTGACTACGACGCGAGAAAAGCAGACCTTGTTACGAGAAGGCGACCGCCAGAGCACCACATCGGCAAGAAGCTAAAAGACAAACCACCAGAATCTGTGCAGTACCCGG GTCCTGGAGACTACAACATAGAAAAGGCCGATAGAGTTGCACGCAGCCACTCCCCAGAATACAAGATTGGTGTTAAGTTAAAGGAGAGGAAAGCAGATTCACTGGATTACCCTG GTCCTGGGGAGTACAACATAGAAAATGCCGATAGAGTTGCACGTAGCCACTCTCCAGAATGCAAGATAGGCGTCAAGCTAAAGGAGAGACGACCGGATTCATTGGATTACCctg GTCCTGGAGACTACAACATAGAGAAGGCCGACAGAATTGCGCGCTGTCGCTCCCCAGAGTACAAGATGGGTGCCAAATTACAGGAGAGAAGACCGAATTCATTGGAATATCCTG GTCCTGGAGAATACAACATAGAAAAGGCCGATAGAGTTGCACGCAGCCACTCCCCAGAATACAAGATTGGTGTTAAGTTAAAGGAGAGGAAAGCAGACTCACTGGATTACCCGG GTCCTGGGGAGTACAACATAGAAAATGCCGATAGAGTTGCACGTAGCCACTCTCCAGAATGCAAGATAGGCGTCAAGCTAAAGGAGAGACGACCGGATTCATTGGATTACCctg GTCCTGGAGACTACAACATAGAGAAGGCCGACAGAATTGCGCGCTGTCGCTCCCCAGAGTACAAGATGGGTGCCAAATTACAGGAGAGAAGACCGAATTCATTGGAATATCCTG GTCCTGGAGAATACAACATAGAAAAGGCCGATAGAGTTGCACGCAGCCACTCCCCAGAATACAAGATTGGTGTTAAGTTAAAGGAGAGGAAAGCAGACTCACTGGATTACCCGG GTCCTGGGGAGTACAACATAGAAAATGCCGATAGAGTTGCACGTAGCCACTCTCCAGAATACAAGATAGGCGTCAAGCTAAAGGAGAGACGACCGGATTCATTGGATTACCctg GTCCTGGAGACTACAACATAGAAAAGGCCGACAGAATTGCGCGCTGTCGCTCCCCAGAGTACAAGATGGGTGCCAAATTACAGGAGAGAAGACCGGATTCATTGGAATATCCTG GTCCTGGAGAATACAACATAGAAAAGGCCGATAGAGTTGCACGCAGCCACTCCCCAGAATACAAGATTGGTGTTAAGTTAAAGGAGAGGAAAGCAGACTCACTGGATTACCCGG GTCCTGGGGAGTACAACATAGAAAATGCCGATAGAGTTGCACGTAGCCACTCTCCAGAATACAAGATAGGCGTCAAGCTAAAGGAGAGACGACCGGATTCATTGGATTACCctg GTCCTGGAGACTACAACATAGAAAAGGCTGACAGAATTGCGCGCTGTCGCTCCCCAGAGTACAAGATGGGTGCCAAATTACAGGAGAGAAGACCGGATTCATTGGAATACCCTG GTCCTGGAGAATACAACATAGAAAAGGCCGATAGAGTTGCACGCAGCCACTCCCCAGAATACAAGATTGGTGTTAAGTTAAAGGAGAGGAAAGCAGATTCACTGGATTACCCTG GTCCTGGAGAATACAACATAGAGAAGGCCGACAGAATTGCGCGCCGTCGCTCCCCAGAGTACAAGATGGGTGCCAAGTTACAGGAGAGAAGACCGGATTCCTTGGAATACCCTG GTCCTGGAGAATACAACATAGAAAAGGCCGATAGAGTTGCACGTAGCCACTCCCCAGAATACAAGATCGGTGTTAAGTTAAAGGAGAGGAAAGCAGATTCACTGGATCACCCTG GTCCTGGGGAGTACAACATAGAAAATGCCGATCGAGTTGCATGTACCCACTCTCCAGAATACAAGATAGGCGTCAAGCTAAAGGAGAGACGACCGGATTCATTTGATTACCCTG GTCCTGGAGACTACAACATAGAGAAGGCCGACAGAATTGCGCGCTGTCGCTCCCCAGAGTACAAGATGGGTGCCAAGTTACAGGAGAGAAGACCGGATTCATTGGAATATCCTG GTCCTGGACAATACAACATAGAAAAGGCCGATAGAGTTGCACGTAGCCACTCCCCAGAATACAAGATTGGTGTCaagctaaaggaaaaaaagccgGATTCGTTGGATTATCCTG GTCCAGGAGAGTACATCATTGAAAAGGCCGATAGAGTCGCCCGCAGCCACTCTCCGGAGTACAGCATCGGCGTGAAATTAAAAGATAGACCGCCGGACTCTTTGTATTATCCTG GTCCTGCAGAGTACTACCCTGAAAAGGCTGACAGGTTGGTACGAAGCCATTCTCCTGAACATGTCATCGGCGTGAAATTGAAAGAAAAGCTTCCAGATTCACTGGAATTTCCTG CTGCTTGCGACTACGACGTCTCCAAGGGAGATAACATAGTTTATGGCTCCCCTCCCAGGTATACGATAGGCTTTAGGACACCTCAACCAGTGCCAGATTATACGAGCTTCCCAG CACCTGGAGACTACAGCATTTCAAGGAGTGAAGGCACGCTTTATGCTGGCTCTCCTAAATTTAGTCTAGGAATAAAACTGAAGGACAGGCTTCCTGACCACGTCAATTACCCAG CACCGTCCGACTACAGTCCTGGCAGAAGCGTAAGCTTCGTCAAAGAAAGGTCTCCGAAATTCACGTTCGGTTTCAGGCTAAGACCGTCCAAGCCGTACAACTACGGTTACCCAG CACCGGGAGAGTACGATCCCGACAGGGCGAACGAATTGGTTTATCCAAGGTCACCACGCTTCAGTATTCGTTCGAGACTCAAAGAACGGCTACCGGACAACGCAACATTTCCAG CACCAGGTACATACGACCCCGACAAAGGCAATCCTGCCATGTTCGGATTACCACCAAGACCTCAATCGAGGAGCCCGAAGAGGTCTAGGTCTCATGATTTTGAAGAAAAGCGGG GAACGACATTACCTCATGAAAGAACAAGCAAAAGAAGCAGTTCATTCCGAATTGTGAGAACCACAGAGGATACTGCTGGTG AGCGCGATTTGAAAGGCTCCCAGCAGACGATAAAACGAAGTCGCTCTCTTAGTGGACCTCGGCCAAAGGATTCGGTTTTAACAAACGGAAAAG CAAAAGCGGCTTTGTCCGAAATTCCAAAACCTAAAAGACGGAGTGAGTCACCCCGATTGACTCGACAGTCCAGATTCGAGACCACTG AAGTTCAAGCTAGGAGTCTGAAGGAAACAAAAGAAGGACAGCGTACATTTAGGGTTACTCGCAAACAAAGGACCGGGATGGATGAAG GAGAAGCACCACAGGTGGATGTTGTCGTTTCTGAAACAGCAATGAAGCGACGATTACCTGTGGATATTACGAAGAGAAAGACGGACTCAAAAG CCGCCGTAACAGAGCCGTCGTCCTCAAGGATGGCAACGAAGAAGGGTACATTCCTTCGATCTCTGCGGAGAAAGCTGGATGGTACCGAAG aAATATCTCGGACGTCTAAAGTGGTTAGGGAGCCCACTAAGCCTAAAAAAACCGATTGCGTAGTGCAGAAGACAAAGGAACACCGAG AACGGATCACCACTACTAGTCATCCGGAAGCTGTGCCTAGGAGAAGTCGGTCTCTTCGAGTCATTCGAAAAGAGGCGGACGAGATGCCGG ACAAGCGAGCTAAGTCTACCGAAGAATTGACTAGACGAAGTCCATCTCTGCGTGCAGCACGAGCAAAGCAAGACGCAATCGAAG CCCAAGAGGCAGACAAGAGATCGAGGCCATCGGACAGAAGATTAGGGCGTAGTAGGTCTCTGCGAATTGCACAAAACGCAATCGACTACATTGATG AGAAGGAGAACGTCTCAAAGTCTGAAACTCACATCATCGCTTCCTATCCCAGTCTTCACAAGGAGCGGCACCCGAGTACCCACTTGGCTAAGAGCCTAG AGCCTGCAGCGTTTACGACGAGCGACGAAAGTGGTATGTTCGAAGACGACGAAACGATGGACAGCGTGTCGGCTCACGACAGGACGTTCGTACGAACGCCGACTG ATTCGTCGAGGATCCAAGTGTCACCGGAGAGCTTTCGGGAATTGAGGCATGCTCAGGGATGCATTCACATGGCACCAAGGTTTCCAGAGGGACTGGACTTCTGGAAACCACCCGGTACAGGGTCTTTGTTTGCTAAACTTTACCAGTCCTGGACGCAGGAAACAGCTGTTTCTTCTG CGGAAGCAGAAGACAACAGCCGAGTGATGTTCCGTTCAGCTGCAAGCCTCTTCTTCAGGAAAGGCTTTGCAGCTCTACTACGGAACGAAACACCTG GACCGGGTTACTACAACCCTAGCATCGGTGAGCAGCTACGCTTTCCTCGAATGCCAAGCTTTACGATACGAAGAAAGCTCAAGTGTCCGAAGAGAGAGCAGACTCCCG CTCCCTGGGATTACAGCCCCGACAAAGCGGACCCTCTCGTGCGGCCCATGTCGCCATCTTACACCTTCGGACACAAGGGCGACTGTTGTCGTTGCAGAAGCACGAGTCCCGGTTTGTACACTCGTGCAGTGGCTACCCACG CTCCTGGCACCTACTGTCCTGAGAAATCTGACACGGTTCTAGCCACGACACCGGCTTACACCTTTGGTTTCAAGCATAAGGACCTTAGGCCTGACGATATTCCTG